The Natrinema caseinilyticum genomic sequence GACGAACAGCGGTTCGACGAGTCGGTACGTCGGTTCGGCCGTCCCGGACCGGTCCCCCTCGCTCGAGTCGTCCGATCCGACTACGTCCGCGCCCTCGTCCGCACTCGAGGCGTCTGTCGCAGCGGTTCGACCGCCGCCCGCGTTCGAACTCGAGTCGGCGTCTCCGGAGTCGTCGTCGGACGACGGATCGTACTCGGCGTCGACCCGCTCTACGCCGTAGACCTTGCAGAACTCGGCCGTTGCCTCGGGTTCGACCGTCCCGTTTCGGAGCTGACGGGCCAGGGGTCGCGAGAGCCACTCGTCCGTGCTGACGCTGGGTTCCTGGACGAGCGCCTCCTCGACGAACCTGGTGAGATACCAGTTGAGGTCGTTCAGAAGCGAGACGGCGGCGCCCACGCTGACCGTCCGGACCGCGAGCGAGTTCTCGAACGGCCGCTCCAGGTCGTACGTCGAAAGCGCATCGCGGGCCGTTTCCCGCGAGAGCAACTCGTACTGGAGGGAGCTCCCGTCATCGCCGATGAGACAGACGCGGGTCACTACGCTGTGGTGCGTGCGGTTGCGTAATGTCGGTTTCGGCTTCGTCGTGCCGCCTTCGCCACGCCCGACCGTGAGTCGGTTTCTCCAGCCGTCGACGAGCGGGGAAACGGGAGCGCGAATGCCGATTCAGGGCTCGACCAGGACGGCGTTCGTCGCTGCGTCCTCGGCGCGCTCGAGCAGGTCGTCCGGTTCGGCCGCGAGCAGCGGCTCGAGGCGGGCGTTGGTTTCGACGCGGTCGGGGGTGACGCGGTTGCAGCCCGCGTCGATCGTCGAATCGGTGAACGTACCGATTTCGCGCGCCGTCGCGACGATGTCCTGTTTGTCCCAGGTCAGCAGCGGGCGATGGATCGGAAGGCGGGTCGCGCGGCTCGTGACGCCGAGATTTCGAACGGTCTGACTGGACTTTTGGCCCGCGGCCTCGCCCGTGACGATCCCGTTCGCGTCGATGCGCTCGGCCAACTTCTCGGCCGCGCGATAGAAGAACCGGCGCAAGGAGAGCATTCGGCCCTGTTCCATCTCCCGGACCAGCAGGTCGACCGCCTCGCCGCCCGGAATCCGGTACACCTGCATGTCGAAGTTCGGCGCGTATTCCGAGAGAATTCGGACGGTCTCCATCGCGCGCGCCTCGTGGTCGATGCCGCCGTAGTCGCCCAGATCGACGTAGGCCGGGACGATCGGGGCCCCCCGTCTCATCATCTCGTAGGCGGCGACCGGCGAGTCGATTCCGCCGCTGACCAGCGCGATCACCGACTCCTGGGACCCGAGGGGGAGCCCGCCCGGTCCGGGGACCGTCTCGAGGTAGATGAACGCCAGATCCTCGCGCACTTCGACGCCGAACGTGAGGTCGGGGTCGTCGAGGTCGACCTCGGGTTCGAATTCGTCTTCGACGGCTTCCCAGATCGCGGTGCCGCCCTCGCGGGCCAGTTCTTCGCTCTCGTACGGGAGGGTCTTGTCCGCACGGCGCGCGTCGACCGCGAACGCTCCGCCGTCGTAGCAGGCCCGTGCGGTCTCGGCCAGGGCGTCGAGAATCCGTTCTTTTTCCGTGCCGACGGTCAGCGCGGGACTGGCCGAGACGACGCCGAACGTGTCGGTCGCGGCCGCGGTCGCGTCTCGAACGGCGTCCTCGCTCGTGTGAACGAGCGGCCGATTCCATCGCCGTTCGACCGTCCCCGGAATCGCCCGCTCCTCGAGAAGGGCCTCGAGATTTTCGACGAGGAGCCCCTCCATGTACCGCTTGACGGCGTTGCTTTTCGTGTTGACGTCCCCGTGGCGAACGAGGACGGTCTCCGCTCCCGGAGGGTGCATGGCACGTGATAGACGGCCGGTGCTATAAGGGAATTGCGAGACTGCGCCGGACTCGAAAGGGCGGGCGGACGAGCGCCTCAGAACGTCGAGAGTTCGCCGTCGATCACGCGACGGGTGATTTCGGTGACGTCGGCGAGTTCCCGATCGACGATCGGTTCGACGTCGCTCCGGACGTCCGAAACCGCGACGTCGTCGTCAGTCACGAGTTGCACGTCGGCGACGTGGGGCTGGTCGATGGGACGACCGATTTGAGAGAGCAAGCGTACTCGCAGGTCGCGAATGCCGTCGACCTCGGCGACGACTTCCTCGGCGATTTCCGTCGAGAGCAGGTTGTAGATCTTTCCGATGTGGTTGACCGGGTTCTTCCCGCTCGTCGCTTCCATCGACATCGAGCGATTGGGGGTGATGAGCCCGTTCGCGCGGTTCCCTCGACCGACGGAACCGTCGTCGCCCTGTTCGGCGGACGTGCCGGTCACGGTCAGGTAGATCGACCCCTGGTCGTAGTCGTCGGCCGTGTTGACGTGGACCGCGACCTCGCGATCGGTGTGGTCCCGCGCGACGCCGTCGACGAACTCCCTGACGGACTCGACCGCGTCGACGTACGCGTCGAGATCCGCGATGTGCTCGTCGACCATCGCCACCGCGACGGTGACGTCGATTTTGTCGCCCTCACGTTTGCCCATAATCTTCACGTCCGGTCCCAGTTCGGGATTTGCCGCCGCGTACTCGCCGTTCAGTTGCCGCTCGGCCTCGAGGACGATCCGCTCCGTTTCGGTAAGCGGCGCGTGTCCGACGCCGAAACTGGTGTCGTTAGCCATCGGGACGCCGACAGGGCTCGTTTCTTCCCCGTCCTCGCTGAAGACCTCCTGGAGGTCGCCGCTTCCCTCCCCGAGTTTGACGTCGACGACGATGTCCTCGTCGACGTTCAGTTGGGGGATTTCCGACTCGAGGTACTCGCGCGCGGCCCGCAGCGCGATGGGTTCGGCGGGAATGGTCTGGCCCTCGTAGTGTTTGGTCGCGCGGCCGACGATCAAGAGGTAGATCGGATCGACGACTTCACCGCCACCGAAGGCGGGTGCGGCTTCGCCCGCGACGAGTTGCGTTTCGTCGGTGTTGAAGTGGAGCACTTCGCCGACGCGCTCGACGTACTCCCGAGCGAGTGCCCCGGCGACGCTCTCGGCGATTCCGTCGCAGATGGAGTCGGGGTGGCCGATCCCCTTTCGCTCGACGATTTCGACGTCCTGGTCCTCGACCGCCTGGCGGTCGATCGATTCGATTCGAATGTTCCGCTCGCTCATTGCCGGCTATAAACAGAGCGTGGTCGTATAACTTGCGGATATGATTGAGGAGTTGCATCATAACTGCCGTGAGTTATCTCTCCCCCTCCTGGCAGTCGCTCGCCGAACCGGGCGAAACGGGACCGATCAGGATTCCAACAGTAGCTCGAGGTACGAGGTCCGTTCCTGCTCGTCGGGATCGAGGCCCAGTCGCTCGAGGACGTCGTAGGCACCGTCCCGGGCGGATTCCAGTTCGGGTTCGCGCTCGATTTCCGTTTCGACTTCGACGTACTCGCCGACGTCGTCGACCGCGTCGAGCGTGACCGTGTACCCCTCGAACGCGAATCGGTCCCGCTCCTTGCGGACGGTCGCGGCGGGCTGGAACTCGAGGGTCGTCAGGATCGCGTCGAGTTTCTCGCCGTCTCGAACGACGGTCTCGATTTCCGTCCGGGTCTTCGACTCGTCGTCGACGAGCGGCCCCTTGTAGGTGAGCGTGGCCGCGTCGGATCCGTCGGCGGGCGCTTCCTCGCGGATCCGAAGCGCCTCGTCGGTGTCGGGGAACGAGCGGTGGGGCGCGTCGTAGTAGGTGTCGACCTGGACGACCGCCCCGCGAGACGTCGCACCGAGGTCCACGAGGCGGTCGCGGACGGCCTCGAGATCGGCTGGAACCTTCACTTCGACCTCGTACATACGCCACGAAACGGACGGCGGTCGTAAGTATCGGTCGCCTTCGGCGCAAAGCGTCGTCCTTAAATGTAGACGGCGGGACGTACAACGTATGACCGAGGATCAGGAGGCCGATCTCGAAGCGCAGGCCGATGACGTCGACGAAGAAGTAGCCGACGAGACCGCCGAGGAAGCCGACGGGCTGCAGGAAGGCGACTTCGTCGAGATCGAGTACACCGCGTACACCGTCGAGGACGAACAGCTAGTGGATACGACCGACCCCGAGGTCGCCGAAGAAGAGGGCGTCGACGATCAGGGCCAGGAGTTCAAACCGCGAACGATTGTCCTGGGCGAGGGCCACATTTTCGAGGGCGTCGAAGACGCCATCGTCGGCTCCGACGTCGGCACGTCCGGCTCGGTGACGATTCCCGCGGAAGACGCGTTCGGGGAGTACGACCCCGATGACGTCCAGACCGTCAGCGCCGAAAAGATCGACGAGGACGACCGCTATCCCGGTGCGAACGTGCAGATCGATGGCCAGCAGGGCTACATCAGCACGATCATCGGCGGTCGGGCCCGCGTCGACTTCAACCACCCGCTCGCAGGCGACGACGTGGAATACGAGTACACGGTCCTCGACGAGGTCGACGACCGCGAGCAGCAGGCGGCCGGCCTGTTCGAGATGTACCTCGGGATGGAGCCCGACCTCTGGATCGAGACCGACGAAGTCGAAGAGGAAGTTCCCGTCGAACCCGACGAGGAAGAAGAGGCCGAAGAGGCGGAAGACGAAGAACCCGCCGAACCGGAGTTCGAGACGGAGATCGTCGAGAAGGAAACGCTCTACCTCGAGGCCACGCCCCAGATGACGATGAACCAGCAGTGGATGATGGGCAAACAGCAGATCGGTCAGGACATCATCGAGAAGGTCGGCGTCGACCGCGTCATCGTCCAGGAAGTCATCGAGGGCATGGGTGGCATGGGAATGGGCGGTATGATGGGCGGCATGGGCGACATGGGCGGCGGCGACATCGAGGAAGCCCTCGAGGACGCCGACGTCGATGCCGACGAGATCGTCGACGAACTCGAAGGCGCCGACGAGTAAGCACGGCGAGAGCCGATTCCGAGGGGATTTTTACTCGCGAACGAGTTTCGAGTCCGTGACCGGAATCGATCGCGGGCGGCCGTGACGGGCGACGCGTTCTCCCACGAAGATGCGCGGAGCGGATCTTTCGCCGATGCGCCGTACGGGCATCGGGAACGATGGTCGACCGCGCGCGAACCGGACATCTTCCCGCTCTGGGTGTCCTTTTCGGACGCCCTGCGGATCGTGACGGTCACCGAACGGACCGTTACGATCACACCGTTTACCACACCGGAGCGTGAGGAGTGACCGTCCTCACGCGGACTCGTCACCGCGATCGATCAGGCGATGTCGCGGCTCGTGTCGATCGCCACTTCCTCGGTTAGTTCGAGTTTGATCGCATCGGTGGGTTGGCTGCCGCCCCGGAACTTCGGGATCGTCAGATGGTTCTCGAGTTCGGTGCCCGCGATTTCGGTACGGAGATCGAAGACGGCATCGGCGGCGTGAACGGTTCGGGTGCGGTTCGCCGGTTCGTTCCCTCTCAGACAGTGTAACACGGCGATGCTTCCGGTTTCGAGCATCTGAGATTTGAGGTCGTTGAGAAAGCGAACGTACTCCTTCGAATCACACCGTTCGAGGGAATCCATCGTGTCGATGATGAGGTTGGCACCGTTCGGGAGCGCCCCGATGAGCCGCGTCGTCTCCTCGAGCGGGGTGTCGGCGGCGACGTGTCTGACCGTCGGACTGCCGACGGCGGACGGCGACGACTCGATGGCGTGGCGGACGGCGTCGTCGGAGCGTTCGGTCGAGAGGTAGAGCGTGCCTCGAGCGGCCGTCAGTTCGTAGAGGAGGAGTTCGGACTGGCTGGCCGGCTCGGCGGAGAACGCGACGATACACCCCGGTGGAAGCCCGCCCTCGAGCTTTCGATCGAGCACGTCGATTCCGGTATCCAGCCGACCGACCATACAAGTAGGATCAATTACTGCAGAGACTGTATAACTCTTTGCCCTAGGGGAACGACTATCGACATGACGTAGCAGCGACACCCGATCGGACGACGGCCGCGCCGACGGTCGTCGCATCGAAGGGAGAGATTCAAGAGGCACGCACAAGCCTACACGAACGAATGCGCCACGATCACCTCATCACGAGCAAACAACTCTCGCGGGCGGACATCGAGTCTGTCCTCGACTACGCGTCCGAGATCGCTGCCGATCCGTCGGCGGTCGCCGACAAACACGCCGGTCAGTTGCTCGGATTGCTCTTTTTCGAGCCGAGCACTCGGACGAAAATGAGCTTCGAAACCGCCATGAAACGCCTCGGCGGCGACGTCGTCGACATGGGATCGGTCGAGTCCTCGAGCGTGAAGAAAGGAGAGACCCTCGCCGACACCGTCCGGGTCATCGAGGGCTACGCCGACGCGATCGTCCTGCGCCATCCGAAGCAAGGATCGGCGACGATGGCGAGCGAGTTCGTCGACGTCCCGCTTTTGAACGCCGGTGACGGGGCGGGCCATCACCCGACGCAGACGCTGCTGGATCTCTACACGATCCGCGAAAACGCGGGACTCGACGACTTGACGATCGGAATCATGGGTGACCTGAAGTACGGTCGGACCGTCCACTCGCTCGCGTACGCGCTGACGAACTTCGACACTCGCCAGCACTTCATCAGCCCCGAGAGCCTCCGATTGCCCCGCGAGGTCGTCTACGACCTTCACCAACAACAGGACGGGACGGGAATCCGCGAACACGAGTCCCTGGAGGAGATACTCCCCTCGCTGGACGTCCTTTACGTGACGCGCATTCAACGCGAGCGGTTTCCCGACGAAAACGAGTACCAGGCGGTCGCCGGCGAGTATCAGATCGACGTCGAGACGCTCGAGGACGCACGCGAGGACCTGACGGTGATGCATCCGCTGCCGCGGGTCGACGAGATCGCCCCCGAAATCGACCGGACCGATCACGCGGCCTACTTCGAGCAAGCGCACAACGCCGTCCCCGTCCGGATGGCGCTGCTGGATCTCCTATTGAGCGACCACGAGGCAGACGAGGACGGCGAAACGGGCGACGGTGGTCACGATGAGTAACGATCACGACCCACACGGGAACGACGATCACGAACTGCGAGTCAGCAAGATCCGCGACGGGACCGTCATCGATCACGTCCGCGGCGGACAGGCGTTGAACGTCCTCGCGATCCTGGGAATCGACGGGACCAGAGGCGAGGAGCTCTCGATCGGGATGAACGTCCCCTCGGATCGGCTCGCTCGCAAGGACATCGTCAAGGTCGAGGGCCGCGAACTGAGCCAGGACGAGGTCGACGTCCTCTCGCTGATCGCGCCGGATGCCACGATCAACATCGTGCGAGACTACGACGTCGTGGAAAAACACCGCGTGGAACGTCCCGACGTCGTCGAGGGCGTCCTGTCGTGTCCGAACGCCAGTTGTATCACGACCGGCAACGAACCGGTGACGTCCCGATTTTCGGTCCTCGAGGACGGCGTCCGGTGTTCGTACTGCGAGACGATCGTCCGCGAGGACATCGCGTCGCTGATCGATACCTGACCGGATCGTCGCTCCGCGGGCGGGCGCTCTCGTCGTCGCGACGGGTCTGATTCTCTCTGAGAGGACTATCCAGAATACCTAAGTGATTCCCAGCCGAACATCTAGACGTACATGTCACGTACCGTCAAGATCATACTCGCCCTGTTCATCGTCGCCGTCCTCTGGAAGGTCGCCTTCAGCGGCTCGTCGGACGTCGAAGTCGACTACGAACCTCCCGAAGCATAATACGCGAATCCGAACCCCTTACGAGGCTGGCGCCGTACCCTGAGTTATGTACGGCGTCGTCACCCGTAACGCCGAAGAAGTACGGTGGCCGGAGTTCGATCACGGATTCTACGAAGTCAAAGACGTGACCGGCAGGTCCGCCGACCCGATCGCAGACGGAGTGAACATGGTCTCCTGTTTCGGCGACAACGCCGCCGCCGACGCCGACCCGTCGCTGGTACCCGTCGACGACATGGGCCGGCCGGCCGATCGGAGGCGGTCGTACTTCGACTGGGCGTACATCTGTCCCTCCCGCAGCGACTATCGGGAGGGCCTGTTCGAGATCATCGACGATTGCGTCGCCGAAAACGAAGACGTCCGCCTGGACGACATCGGCTTTCCTCGCGCGGAGTACTGTCGATGTGGCGTCTGTGAGACGGCATTCGAGGAGAGCGAGTACGACGATCGGATGGCCTGGCGAGCCTCCGTCATCACGTCGTTCGTCGAAGCGGCCACCGACCGCATTCCGGGCACGGTCTACATGACGCTTTACCCAGATCCCTACCCCGGTCACCTCTACGAGCGCGCCGGCATCGACCTCGCGGCCATCGAGGAACACGTCGACGAGTTCGTCGTCCCGCTGTACGATACGGCCTACGGGACGACCTACTGGCTCGAGACGATCGCGAAGGGGTTCGAGAGCGCGCTCGAGACGCCGTTTAATATCGAATTGTACGCCGTAAACGTCGACGTCGACGACCTCATCCACGCCACAGAGGTGGCCGACGCGTACGCCAACGACGTCTATTTCGGCTACGAGGCGAGCAACGCGCGCGCTGCGTTACGGCGGATGCGAGCCGACGACCGCGAGGGGGTAACACACGGCACACCGGGTTCCGACTCCGAGTCCTGAGCGGACGCCGACGTTCAGATTCGAACCTCTCGTCCGTCTGCTTCCGTATTCAAGGGCGAATTACGTCGTTGTACGGGATGATTATCGCGTCGTCGACGCGGGACAGCGTGCCCGCCCGTCACACCGGACGCGGTCCCGCCAGCGATCGTTTACGGGCGATTGGGTTCGTGCTTCCGGACGGAACTGACGCTGCCCTTTATCTGCGTCTCGGTTGCGTCCAGTCGTGAACCGGGGATCGGCTGACGGTGATCCGATATCCCCAGGTGAATCTCATGAGACGGAATCAATCTCCGCAATCGACAGACCCGGAGCAGATGGCAGAGTCGACGATGAATCAGGGCCAGCAAGCGATGGAACAACTGATCGATCTCCAGCGCAACATGGCTCAAATGACTCTGAGCGCGCTCAAATGGCAGGAGAGCGCCCAGAAACAGAGCTTCGAAATAACGAAGTCGATGCTCGAGAACGCGATGGGCCAGCAGTTGACGGAGTCGATGATGCAGAGTTACCTGCAGGGCGTCGAGGCCATGATGCCCGAAATGGAGCAGATGATGGAGGAAGGCTTCGAGGCCGCCGCCCAGCCGCAGATGAATCAGATGGAACGGATGGGGGATCAAATGGGGCGAATCGGCAGTCAGTTCGCGGAGAGCGGACGGCAGATGCAGCAGGGGAGTCCGTCGGGTCAACGGGAGATCTCCCCGGGGCGGGGAGAGTTGGACACGGAACGGCGAGAGAGAGCCCAGCAGAGCCAGCGAGAGACCGCCCAGGGGATGACGAGCGGGCGAGAAGGGATCCGCTCCCAGGAACGGCGCCGGGAGACGACCCGGGGCCGACCGTCAGAATTTTCGCCGACCGGCCGGGAAGGGGCCACGCAAGGACTCGGACAGCAAACGGGGACGCCGGCGGGGCAACGACGGGCACCGCAGACCGGCGGGCAACCGAGGCCGAGCGATCGGTCGCGGCCCCAACAGTACGAGGAAACGGGCGAGTGGGTCGCGCCCGAGCGGTACTCCCAGCGCACCGCGCCCGACCGTGAGACAGCGGGTCGACAGGACCAGCCGATCTCGCAGACTCAGCAGGGGGAGGGCACACAGCCGTCCATGCGTCGCGCCAGAACTGAACAGAGCGGGGGCCGCGACCGGAATCGCGGGACGACCCGTCGAACCGACGAGATGGCGGCGATGGAGGAGATGAACCTCACGTCCGACCGATCGAGTCGACGACCCACCGAGCGCCGCACGGACGAGGAGCGGCGATCGGAACAGCAGTAAGGTGAAGCGAGGCGAGGTCCTCAGACGCCACCGGTCCGTCGGAGAACCGCCCGGAGTCGTCGCTGAAGCGGGCTGAAAGTCCTGTCTAACCGTCGCGAAACAGCGCGGGCCCGAGGACGCAGCGTTCGTCACCCGCGACACTGTCGCGGCGATCGAAAACGAAACCGTCGATCCGTGTTACCGCCGTCGGTCGTCGTCGTCGCCGAGGAGTCCCTCCTCGTCGCCGGTTCCACTGATGTCGTTTTCGTCCCGATCGATACCGCGATCGCGGTTCGTTCCGGTCGTCTCGGTCGTCTCGGTACCCCGTGTTCCACCGGTCGTGCCAGCACCGGACAGATCGCTCTCGAGGCGGACCTCGTCGTCCGTTACTCGAGCGACTGCCTCGTCCTGCAGCGGATAGGTGTCCTCGTCAGTTCCGCTCCA encodes the following:
- a CDS encoding DUF5804 family protein, which codes for MTRVCLIGDDGSSLQYELLSRETARDALSTYDLERPFENSLAVRTVSVGAAVSLLNDLNWYLTRFVEEALVQEPSVSTDEWLSRPLARQLRNGTVEPEATAEFCKVYGVERVDAEYDPSSDDDSGDADSSSNAGGGRTAATDASSADEGADVVGSDDSSEGDRSGTAEPTYRLVEPLFVRRIDGDLPEYDLRDVEKTLVVRLTEAEYTP
- a CDS encoding tRNA sulfurtransferase, coding for MHPPGAETVLVRHGDVNTKSNAVKRYMEGLLVENLEALLEERAIPGTVERRWNRPLVHTSEDAVRDATAAATDTFGVVSASPALTVGTEKERILDALAETARACYDGGAFAVDARRADKTLPYESEELAREGGTAIWEAVEDEFEPEVDLDDPDLTFGVEVREDLAFIYLETVPGPGGLPLGSQESVIALVSGGIDSPVAAYEMMRRGAPIVPAYVDLGDYGGIDHEARAMETVRILSEYAPNFDMQVYRIPGGEAVDLLVREMEQGRMLSLRRFFYRAAEKLAERIDANGIVTGEAAGQKSSQTVRNLGVTSRATRLPIHRPLLTWDKQDIVATAREIGTFTDSTIDAGCNRVTPDRVETNARLEPLLAAEPDDLLERAEDAATNAVLVEP
- a CDS encoding methionine adenosyltransferase; the encoded protein is MSERNIRIESIDRQAVEDQDVEIVERKGIGHPDSICDGIAESVAGALAREYVERVGEVLHFNTDETQLVAGEAAPAFGGGEVVDPIYLLIVGRATKHYEGQTIPAEPIALRAAREYLESEIPQLNVDEDIVVDVKLGEGSGDLQEVFSEDGEETSPVGVPMANDTSFGVGHAPLTETERIVLEAERQLNGEYAAANPELGPDVKIMGKREGDKIDVTVAVAMVDEHIADLDAYVDAVESVREFVDGVARDHTDREVAVHVNTADDYDQGSIYLTVTGTSAEQGDDGSVGRGNRANGLITPNRSMSMEATSGKNPVNHIGKIYNLLSTEIAEEVVAEVDGIRDLRVRLLSQIGRPIDQPHVADVQLVTDDDVAVSDVRSDVEPIVDRELADVTEITRRVIDGELSTF
- the cyaB gene encoding class IV adenylate cyclase, with amino-acid sequence MYEVEVKVPADLEAVRDRLVDLGATSRGAVVQVDTYYDAPHRSFPDTDEALRIREEAPADGSDAATLTYKGPLVDDESKTRTEIETVVRDGEKLDAILTTLEFQPAATVRKERDRFAFEGYTVTLDAVDDVGEYVEVETEIEREPELESARDGAYDVLERLGLDPDEQERTSYLELLLES
- a CDS encoding FKBP-type peptidyl-prolyl cis-trans isomerase, with product MTEDQEADLEAQADDVDEEVADETAEEADGLQEGDFVEIEYTAYTVEDEQLVDTTDPEVAEEEGVDDQGQEFKPRTIVLGEGHIFEGVEDAIVGSDVGTSGSVTIPAEDAFGEYDPDDVQTVSAEKIDEDDRYPGANVQIDGQQGYISTIIGGRARVDFNHPLAGDDVEYEYTVLDEVDDREQQAAGLFEMYLGMEPDLWIETDEVEEEVPVEPDEEEEAEEAEDEEPAEPEFETEIVEKETLYLEATPQMTMNQQWMMGKQQIGQDIIEKVGVDRVIVQEVIEGMGGMGMGGMMGGMGDMGGGDIEEALEDADVDADEIVDELEGADE
- a CDS encoding RAD55 family ATPase translates to MVGRLDTGIDVLDRKLEGGLPPGCIVAFSAEPASQSELLLYELTAARGTLYLSTERSDDAVRHAIESSPSAVGSPTVRHVAADTPLEETTRLIGALPNGANLIIDTMDSLERCDSKEYVRFLNDLKSQMLETGSIAVLHCLRGNEPANRTRTVHAADAVFDLRTEIAGTELENHLTIPKFRGGSQPTDAIKLELTEEVAIDTSRDIA
- the pyrB gene encoding aspartate carbamoyltransferase, which gives rise to MRHDHLITSKQLSRADIESVLDYASEIAADPSAVADKHAGQLLGLLFFEPSTRTKMSFETAMKRLGGDVVDMGSVESSSVKKGETLADTVRVIEGYADAIVLRHPKQGSATMASEFVDVPLLNAGDGAGHHPTQTLLDLYTIRENAGLDDLTIGIMGDLKYGRTVHSLAYALTNFDTRQHFISPESLRLPREVVYDLHQQQDGTGIREHESLEEILPSLDVLYVTRIQRERFPDENEYQAVAGEYQIDVETLEDAREDLTVMHPLPRVDEIAPEIDRTDHAAYFEQAHNAVPVRMALLDLLLSDHEADEDGETGDGGHDE
- the pyrI gene encoding aspartate carbamoyltransferase regulatory subunit, with protein sequence MSNDHDPHGNDDHELRVSKIRDGTVIDHVRGGQALNVLAILGIDGTRGEELSIGMNVPSDRLARKDIVKVEGRELSQDEVDVLSLIAPDATINIVRDYDVVEKHRVERPDVVEGVLSCPNASCITTGNEPVTSRFSVLEDGVRCSYCETIVREDIASLIDT